A part of Streptantibioticus cattleyicolor NRRL 8057 = DSM 46488 genomic DNA contains:
- a CDS encoding LysR family transcriptional regulator, which translates to MIDARRLRILRAVADHRTVTAAAAALYLTPSAVSQQLAALEAETRHRLLERHSRGIRLTQAGEILLKHANAVLAQLERAEAELAAYAFGDAGELTVACFATGIVLVLAPALTRLARTSPGISVRVRDVEGDESLPMVLDGQADLAVAVEYRGGPREDDQRLTRIPLYAEPFDAVLPVGHRLAGAERVAVADLADESWIGPYPGNPCHDVVMLACEYAGFQPRLEHSSDDFRAVAALAGSGAGVALVPRSALRGVLLDGVVVRPVDGVVATRRVFAAVRRGAEEHPLIRPLLDALRQAAGPVSDDGPAS; encoded by the coding sequence GTGATCGATGCGCGACGGCTGCGAATACTGCGGGCGGTGGCGGACCACCGGACGGTGACCGCCGCAGCCGCCGCGCTCTACCTGACCCCCTCCGCGGTCTCCCAGCAGCTCGCCGCGCTGGAGGCGGAGACCCGCCACCGGCTGCTGGAACGCCACAGCCGGGGCATCCGGCTCACCCAGGCCGGCGAGATACTGCTCAAGCACGCCAACGCCGTCCTCGCCCAGCTGGAACGCGCCGAGGCCGAGCTGGCCGCCTACGCCTTCGGGGACGCCGGCGAGCTGACCGTGGCCTGCTTCGCCACCGGCATCGTGCTGGTGCTCGCCCCCGCGCTGACCCGGCTGGCCCGCACCTCGCCCGGCATCAGCGTGCGGGTACGTGACGTGGAGGGCGACGAGAGCCTGCCGATGGTCCTCGACGGCCAGGCCGATCTGGCGGTGGCCGTCGAATACCGCGGCGGCCCCCGCGAGGACGACCAGCGGCTGACCCGCATCCCGCTGTACGCCGAACCGTTCGACGCGGTCCTCCCGGTCGGCCACCGGCTGGCCGGCGCGGAACGGGTGGCCGTCGCCGACCTCGCCGACGAGTCGTGGATCGGCCCCTACCCGGGCAACCCCTGCCACGACGTGGTGATGCTGGCCTGCGAGTACGCGGGGTTCCAGCCGCGTCTGGAGCACTCCTCGGACGACTTCCGGGCCGTGGCGGCGCTGGCCGGCAGCGGCGCCGGCGTCGCGCTGGTGCCCCGCTCCGCGCTGCGCGGGGTGCTGCTGGACGGGGTGGTGGTGCGTCCGGTGGACGGGGTGGTGGCCACCCGCCGGGTCTTCGCCGCGGTACGCCGCGGTGCCGAGGAGCATCCGCTGATCCGGCCGCTGCTGGACGCGTTGCGCCAGGCCGCCGGGCCCGTCTCGGACGACGGCCCGGCGAGCTGA
- a CDS encoding glycine C-acetyltransferase has translation MFDSVRQDLRATLDEIRTAGLHKPERVIGTPQSAAVTVTGGGRPGEVLNFCANNYLGLADHPEVTAAAKEALDRWGYGMASVRFICGTQEVHKELEARLSRFLGTEDTILYSSCFDANGGVFETLLDERDAVISDALNHASIIDGIRLSKARRLRYANCDLTELEERLKEASDARRRLIVTDGVFSMHGYVAPLREICDLADRYDAMVMVDDSHAVGFVGPGGRGTPELHGVTDRVDIVTGTLGKALGGASGGYVAARAEIVALLRQRSRPYLFSNSLAPVIAAASLKVLDLLETSAGLRERLAENTALFRSRMTEEGFEILPGDHPIAPVMIGDAATAGRMAELLLEQGVYVIGFSYPVVPRGQARIRVQLSAAHSTEDVEKAVAAFVAARQALAG, from the coding sequence ATGTTCGACTCCGTGCGCCAGGACCTGCGCGCCACCCTCGACGAGATCCGCACCGCCGGACTGCACAAGCCCGAGCGGGTCATCGGCACCCCGCAGAGCGCCGCCGTCACGGTCACCGGGGGCGGCCGGCCCGGCGAGGTGCTCAACTTCTGCGCCAACAACTACCTGGGCCTCGCCGACCACCCCGAGGTGACCGCCGCCGCCAAGGAGGCGCTGGACCGGTGGGGGTACGGCATGGCCTCGGTGCGCTTCATCTGCGGCACCCAGGAGGTGCACAAGGAGCTGGAGGCGCGGCTGTCGCGGTTCCTCGGCACCGAGGACACCATCCTGTACAGCTCGTGCTTCGACGCCAACGGCGGTGTCTTCGAGACCCTCCTCGACGAACGCGACGCGGTCATCTCCGACGCCCTCAACCACGCCAGCATCATCGACGGCATCCGGCTGTCCAAGGCCCGCCGGCTGCGCTACGCCAACTGCGACCTGACCGAGCTGGAGGAGCGGCTGAAGGAGGCGTCCGACGCCCGCCGCCGGCTGATCGTCACCGACGGTGTCTTCTCCATGCACGGCTACGTGGCACCGCTGCGGGAGATCTGCGACCTGGCCGACCGGTACGACGCCATGGTGATGGTCGACGACTCGCACGCCGTCGGCTTCGTCGGCCCCGGCGGACGCGGCACCCCCGAACTGCACGGCGTCACCGACCGCGTCGACATCGTCACCGGAACCCTCGGCAAGGCGCTGGGCGGCGCCTCCGGCGGCTACGTGGCGGCCCGCGCCGAGATCGTCGCGCTGCTGCGCCAGCGTTCCCGGCCGTACCTGTTCTCCAACTCGCTCGCCCCGGTGATCGCCGCCGCCTCGCTGAAGGTGCTCGACCTGCTGGAGACCTCGGCCGGGCTGCGGGAGCGGCTGGCCGAGAACACCGCGCTGTTCCGCTCCCGGATGACCGAGGAGGGCTTCGAGATCCTCCCCGGCGACCACCCGATCGCCCCGGTGATGATCGGTGACGCGGCGACGGCCGGGCGGATGGCCGAGCTGCTGCTGGAGCAGGGCGTCTACGTCATCGGCTTCTCCTACCCCGTGGTGCCGCGCGGCCAGGCCCGGATCCGGGTCCAGCTGTCGGCCGCCCACTCCACCGAGGACGTGGAGAAGGCGGTGGCCGCGTTCGTCGCCGCGCGGCAGGCTTTGGCAGGATGA
- the tdh gene encoding L-threonine 3-dehydrogenase gives MKALVKAKAEPGLWLTDVPEPSPGPGDVLIKVLRTGICGTDLHIRAYDGWARQTVTTPLVVGHEFVGEVAATGADVADIAVGDLVSGEGHLVCGKCRNCLAGRRHLCRNTIGLGVGRDGAFAEYVVLPASNVWVHRGPVDLDTAAIFDPFGNAVHTALSFPLVGEDVLITGAGPIGIMAAAVARHAGARNVAITDVSDYRLELAEKVGVSLAVNVARESIEDGKRRLGLREGFDIGLEMSGRPEALRDMIANMTHGGRIAMLGLPSEEFPVDMARIVTSMITLKGIYGREMFETWYAMSVLLEGGLDLSPVITGRYSYRDFDAAFDDAAGGRCGKVILDWTA, from the coding sequence GTGAAGGCGCTCGTCAAGGCGAAGGCAGAACCGGGACTGTGGCTGACGGACGTCCCCGAGCCGTCCCCCGGCCCCGGCGACGTACTGATCAAGGTGCTGCGCACGGGGATATGCGGCACCGATCTGCACATCCGCGCCTACGACGGCTGGGCCCGGCAGACGGTGACCACACCGCTGGTGGTCGGCCACGAGTTCGTCGGCGAGGTCGCCGCGACCGGCGCCGACGTGGCCGACATCGCGGTGGGCGACCTGGTCAGCGGCGAGGGCCACCTGGTGTGCGGCAAGTGCCGCAACTGCCTGGCCGGCCGCCGCCACCTGTGCCGCAACACCATCGGGCTGGGCGTGGGACGCGACGGTGCCTTCGCCGAGTACGTGGTGCTGCCCGCCTCCAACGTGTGGGTGCACCGGGGCCCGGTCGACCTGGACACCGCGGCCATCTTCGACCCGTTCGGCAACGCGGTGCACACCGCGCTCTCCTTCCCGCTGGTCGGCGAGGACGTGCTGATCACCGGGGCGGGCCCGATCGGCATCATGGCCGCCGCCGTCGCCCGGCACGCCGGCGCCCGCAACGTCGCCATCACCGACGTCAGCGACTACCGGCTGGAACTCGCCGAAAAGGTCGGGGTGAGCCTCGCCGTCAACGTCGCCCGGGAATCCATCGAGGACGGCAAGCGCCGCCTCGGACTGCGCGAGGGGTTCGACATCGGCCTGGAGATGTCCGGCCGCCCCGAGGCGTTGCGCGACATGATCGCCAACATGACGCACGGCGGCCGGATCGCCATGCTGGGCCTGCCCTCCGAGGAGTTCCCGGTCGACATGGCCCGGATCGTCACCTCCATGATCACCCTCAAGGGCATCTACGGCCGGGAGATGTTCGAGACCTGGTACGCGATGTCCGTGCTGCTCGAAGGGGGCCTCGACCTCAGCCCGGTGATCACCGGCCGCTACTCGTACCGCGACTTCGACGCCGCCTTCGACGACGCCGCCGGCGGACGCTGCGGCAAGGTCATCCTCGACTGGACCGCCTGA